From a region of the Paenibacillus sp. FSL R10-2734 genome:
- a CDS encoding response regulator — protein sequence MKKLLIVDDEKNIRYGLKTMIEREFPSAYTITMASNGAEALEVYKTDGADIMITDIRMPVMDGITLLERLSVEVRGENSPAVVILSGHDDFEYAKCAIRYRVKDYLLKPIRRDELFEILKQIHKEQEEQEFSAKKLERETEHFRKELRSSRLRELLQQQEVQLEREQQEELKGLEVPFTVGVLNYYYNDGTRMKSGEVQGLAERMIGTLENYFMEITTDWDCRLVLIGSKKEDFIELSRQAEARDITGLLIGISSEGHGLNDLRSCYKEACRALQYTFLYPQADFLDYEDVSQERRDFPLPKEELRKLLNMLGTEREKEIKCLLSVIFQTEHLKELDLSYLESVGQSINEQVLDEVFRVYGEASVEVLKLYRTVGNMYNYRHFHDYYRALENLLLSVNDYILGVRYAHTEHADMEEALIYIETNYARPLNMAMVSNHVSLNYSYFSEAFKAYTGENFVIYLKKVRIRHAKELLAKGCIKLAGVSEKVGFENSKQFARVFKELEGISPGDYRAKILSEDLT from the coding sequence ATGAAGAAACTACTGATCGTTGATGATGAGAAAAATATCCGTTACGGCCTGAAGACCATGATTGAAAGGGAATTTCCGTCCGCTTATACCATCACAATGGCGAGCAACGGCGCAGAGGCGCTCGAGGTATATAAGACAGACGGTGCAGATATTATGATTACGGATATTCGTATGCCGGTGATGGATGGAATTACGCTTTTGGAGCGGTTATCTGTGGAGGTAAGGGGCGAGAATAGTCCAGCAGTGGTGATCTTAAGTGGGCATGATGATTTCGAATATGCCAAATGCGCAATCCGCTATCGAGTGAAGGATTATCTACTTAAGCCGATTCGCCGTGATGAGCTGTTCGAAATTTTAAAGCAAATCCATAAGGAACAGGAAGAACAGGAGTTCAGCGCCAAAAAATTGGAGCGGGAAACAGAGCATTTTCGCAAAGAGCTACGCTCCAGTCGTTTGCGGGAGCTGCTGCAGCAGCAGGAGGTTCAGTTAGAGCGAGAGCAGCAAGAGGAACTAAAGGGTTTGGAGGTTCCTTTTACAGTTGGTGTGCTGAATTACTATTATAATGATGGCACTCGGATGAAATCGGGAGAAGTCCAAGGACTAGCCGAACGGATGATAGGGACGCTAGAGAATTATTTTATGGAAATTACAACGGACTGGGATTGTAGATTAGTGTTGATTGGAAGCAAGAAAGAGGATTTTATTGAGCTATCCAGACAAGCTGAAGCCAGAGATATAACAGGATTATTGATCGGGATCAGCAGTGAGGGACACGGTCTAAATGATCTGCGCTCCTGTTATAAGGAAGCGTGCCGTGCACTGCAGTATACTTTTTTATATCCGCAAGCTGACTTTTTGGATTATGAGGATGTTAGCCAAGAACGACGTGATTTTCCTTTGCCGAAGGAGGAGCTTCGCAAGCTGCTCAATATGCTTGGGACAGAACGTGAGAAGGAAATCAAGTGCCTGCTGTCCGTTATTTTTCAGACGGAGCATTTGAAGGAGCTGGACTTGTCTTATCTCGAGAGTGTGGGGCAGAGTATCAATGAGCAGGTACTGGATGAAGTATTTCGGGTGTATGGCGAAGCCTCGGTTGAGGTGCTAAAGCTATATCGTACGGTTGGTAATATGTATAACTATCGTCATTTCCACGATTATTATCGTGCGCTTGAGAATCTGCTCCTCAGTGTGAATGATTACATTCTAGGGGTACGCTATGCTCATACGGAGCATGCGGATATGGAGGAAGCACTGATTTATATTGAAACGAACTACGCTCGTCCACTAAATATGGCTATGGTTAGTAACCATGTGTCTTTGAATTATTCTTATTTTAGCGAAGCCTTCAAGGCATACACCGGTGAGAATTTCGTCATTTATCTCAAAAAAGTACGCATCCGTCACGCTAAAGAACTGCTGGCAAAAGGCTGTATCAAGCTTGCTGGAGTCTCGGAAAAAGTAGGCTTTGAGAACAGTAAGCAATTTGCCCGTGTGTTCAAAGAGTTGGAAGGGATCTCTCCAGGGGATTATAGAGCCAAAATACTGTCTGAAGATTTGACGTAA
- a CDS encoding histidine phosphatase family protein, which translates to MSKTTIYLTRHGQTEWNVQNRMQGHMDSALTTLGVQQAEWLSRGMQAKKLDVIYASPSPRALRTAEIIRGERDVPLKTSDAFKEIGMGVWEGQDSAELVAQYSEQHRFFWEDPGQFKVEGSETFAEVQARALEKLQEIITEHQGETVLIVSHTVVIKLLMAYFESRELPKLWDLPYIYPTCLSRIDFTDGVPEILLHGDTSHYEENEAGMES; encoded by the coding sequence ATGAGTAAGACAACGATATATTTAACGCGGCATGGTCAGACGGAATGGAATGTGCAGAATCGTATGCAAGGTCATATGGATTCTGCGCTGACGACGCTTGGCGTACAACAGGCGGAATGGCTGAGCAGGGGAATGCAGGCTAAAAAGCTTGATGTCATTTACGCAAGCCCCAGCCCAAGGGCGCTGCGGACAGCTGAAATTATTCGCGGAGAACGGGATGTTCCGCTGAAGACCTCTGATGCTTTCAAAGAAATTGGCATGGGCGTATGGGAAGGCCAAGATTCTGCTGAGCTAGTAGCTCAGTATTCTGAGCAGCATCGTTTCTTCTGGGAAGATCCTGGTCAGTTTAAAGTGGAAGGCAGTGAGACCTTCGCAGAGGTACAGGCACGTGCGCTGGAGAAGCTACAGGAAATTATTACTGAGCATCAGGGTGAGACTGTTCTTATCGTATCGCATACGGTAGTAATTAAGCTCTTGATGGCTTATTTTGAAAGTAGAGAGTTGCCTAAGCTGTGGGATCTGCCGTACATTTATCCAACCTGCTTATCCAGAATCGATTTTACGGATGGCGTGCCGGAGATTCTGCTGCATGGGGACACAAGTCATTATGAAGAGAATGAGGCTGGGATGGAATCGTAG
- a CDS encoding AAC(3) family N-acetyltransferase, translating to MEEIQGNLITVQTLADNFRRLGVQAGTTILLHSSFKSLGQWVAGGPVAVILALEEVLGESGTLVMPTHSSDLTDPAGWSNPPVPESWWQSIREQMPAYDPDLTPLRGMGIIPDCFRKQKGVKRSEHPIHSFAAWGKHRDEIMYGHSLEYGLGEDSPLARIYDLGGSVLLLGVGNLNNTSLHLAECRAFYEGKKEVIGGAPMMVDGHRQWVEFKELDWNSDDFVELAEQFGQETGLITYGHIASATAQLIPQREIVDYAVNWMERNRK from the coding sequence GTGGAAGAAATTCAAGGTAATTTGATTACAGTTCAGACGTTGGCAGACAATTTTCGGCGACTGGGTGTACAGGCGGGAACGACGATTCTTCTACATTCGTCCTTTAAATCACTAGGTCAATGGGTGGCAGGTGGGCCGGTAGCCGTTATTTTGGCGCTTGAGGAGGTTCTTGGAGAATCAGGCACACTTGTGATGCCGACGCATTCCAGCGATCTGACGGACCCTGCTGGCTGGAGTAACCCACCGGTTCCCGAGTCGTGGTGGCAAAGTATTCGTGAGCAGATGCCGGCTTATGATCCAGATCTGACCCCACTGAGAGGGATGGGAATTATTCCGGATTGCTTCCGTAAACAAAAAGGGGTAAAGCGCAGTGAGCATCCCATTCATTCATTTGCAGCTTGGGGCAAGCATAGAGATGAGATTATGTATGGTCACTCTCTCGAATACGGTTTGGGGGAAGACTCTCCACTAGCTCGTATTTATGATCTGGGTGGGAGTGTTCTGCTGCTAGGCGTAGGGAATCTAAATAATACTTCATTACATCTTGCTGAATGCCGCGCCTTCTATGAAGGAAAGAAGGAAGTTATTGGCGGGGCACCTATGATGGTGGATGGTCATAGGCAGTGGGTGGAATTCAAGGAGTTGGATTGGAACTCTGACGATTTCGTTGAGCTGGCTGAGCAATTCGGGCAAGAGACAGGGCTTATTACATATGGTCACATCGCCTCAGCTACAGCGCAATTGATTCCTCAGCGTGAAATCGTTGACTATGCGGTGAACTGGATGGAGCGAAACAGGAAGTAG
- a CDS encoding 5'-nucleotidase C-terminal domain-containing protein → MIISSRVRKWFATGLAMLMGVGSVLPAVQTAEAAPDNSNIVISQVYGGGGNNGAEFKNDFIELYNPTNKPVVLTGWKVRYASATGTFSGGTELTGTIPANGYFLVQEAAGTGEATALPTPDAVGTLTMGGTNGKVDLVDPSNSTIDLVGYGTAAGEGTSTPVLTNTTAAIRKAAAGAPTDSRGLDTDNNAADFVVQAASPRNSSYGKAPETASSIVASPAANAWPVGTEISLSSPTVGASVYAAVYGSAGSTNFQPYTGPITLTEETTIKAYASEPNMPDSAVTTFDYKILTKTDVATARLTAKGQNISTEGIVTHINAAKMYIQDESGGGIVLYGFPEFANVGDRVEVSGVMDIFSNLQEIKFQNGLQYDVVAPGTGVPAPKLITAEDLSPANGESHEAQLVTLNNVTVVNVNGNTVTASQGDKQFTIFSTLPRLVKDKTFDSITGVIEQYNNVYQFIPLNDNSLVEETFSVMASPGAGRIIIGSSVTLSSPTLGAQIYYTTDGTEPTTASKLYSDPITVSKDLTINAIVVAGGKTSKVYTFAYKASELPRIHDIQGESHTSEYAGQNVSDVEGIVTQYGYTFATGAYRGFFMQDPQPDNNANTSEGIFVYSTNASLKPKVGDVVRVSGAVSEYNEGNASNLTSTQITMTSLTVDSSSSYTLPEPVLLGKGGRAIPSSIIDNDNMANFEPNEDAIDLYESLEGMLVKLSTPTIISPYWTSGSGNSMLYNIPTRVENDTPDVITPAGGLVLKEYNQFNPQRLIIAYGNPGQEVITGDKFAGDVTGVIGYNNGNFKVIPENGKLPAITPSTFKQETTTLEVNESKLLIASYNIENFYPGVGATKIQKLADSITNNMKKPDIIGVVEMQDSNGETNNGITEASATELIKAIETAGGPVYKYTDIAPENNMDGGAPGGNIRVGFLYNPARVQLADSVNGQKGTATQSVGYNAATNQLTNNPGRIDPTNSVFASSRKPLAAQFVFGGETVIVIANHFNSKGGDNGPFGVVQPPVLSSETQRHKIAAIVNGFVKEVLTANPKANIVALGDLNDFQFTKTATLLKGTELDNLIETLPLNEQYTYTYDGNSQVLDHILVSKNLTASSKVDVVHLNADFSPSKGRVSDHDAVMAQIDFNSAEDFPLTVLHTNDTHAGLDTVSSPNNILRRVTAIKDAKATTENPILVDAGDVFSGTLYFNKYSGLADMAFMNLVKYDAMTFGNHEFDKDSNTLSKFIAKAKFPFVSSNVNFSADDILSKMFTNEIGRSGNAATIYPALIKEVDGEQVGIIGLTTEDTANIASPGKVTFENAFAKAEATVAMLQKEKVNKIIVLSHLGYEEDLKLAKAVNGIDIIVGGHSHTKLDQAVVDNSDPNAPKLIVQTGEKGLFLGQLEVKFNKDGVLTDWKDQLISIDAKNGANYVIAEDPEAKKILDTEYKPGIQELSNEVVGNSEVILNGVRDNVRTKETNLGNLIADGMLYAAKKAGTNAVIALQNGGGIRESINEGPITQGEVLGVLPFNNDLVTITLTGQEIKDAMENGVSKTPAADGRFPHVAGLKFYYDSTKPVNERVLRIEVENGDKYIPLDLKASYEVATNAFTAKGGDFYTSLEKAYKEGRVNLLYLPDFDVFTKYLQKIGNVTANTSAVEGRIVDLKGAPLPETNPTPTPVPTSPTVPTSPTATTAPTTAPTVAPTAAPQLTTIDAADLTKQLAELPTGKHELVIPVKATSGGAQVELPGTVLVQQAAAQPNTVLTFTTAGASYSLPLSIVNSAALTAQLGTNDFTITVSILLANSGTLSSTNQAIASQLGNATLAAPVIEFSVSAVAGSKRVPLNNFGSTYVNRTINVPTSLNSNNATAVVFDPATGKISFVPAIFAPKADGTTDVTIKRNSNSYYTVVKSSKTFGDTNGHWAKASIDLLASKLIVSGTNSDTFSPSQSITRAEFAALITRSLGLATVGGESSFKDVNSSAWYADAIRTAAGAELISGYTDGSFKPGSPITRQEMASVLAKAIKYTGKTLNADPIALAKFSDAASIPAWSQAAVAEIAAEGIIQGATDGSFAPLKLATRAEAVTMLEKTLKSLQFIN, encoded by the coding sequence ATGATTATTTCTTCAAGAGTAAGGAAATGGTTTGCTACTGGACTGGCCATGTTAATGGGTGTCGGCAGTGTGCTGCCAGCTGTTCAGACTGCCGAGGCAGCACCGGATAATAGCAATATTGTTATCTCGCAAGTTTATGGTGGTGGTGGAAACAACGGAGCAGAGTTTAAGAATGATTTTATTGAATTATATAATCCTACCAATAAACCTGTAGTCTTGACTGGCTGGAAAGTTCGGTATGCTTCCGCGACTGGAACCTTTAGTGGCGGAACAGAATTAACAGGAACCATCCCGGCAAATGGATACTTCCTTGTCCAAGAGGCTGCAGGAACAGGAGAGGCTACTGCACTACCTACTCCTGATGCTGTGGGTACCCTAACTATGGGTGGGACAAACGGTAAAGTCGACTTAGTTGACCCTTCAAATTCTACGATTGATTTAGTCGGTTACGGTACAGCCGCGGGGGAGGGAACTTCAACCCCTGTTCTAACCAACACGACAGCCGCTATTCGTAAAGCTGCAGCTGGTGCTCCAACAGATAGCCGCGGTCTAGATACGGATAACAACGCTGCGGATTTTGTTGTTCAAGCAGCAAGTCCGCGCAATAGCAGCTATGGTAAAGCGCCCGAAACGGCTAGTTCCATTGTAGCTTCCCCAGCCGCTAATGCCTGGCCAGTGGGCACAGAAATTTCTTTGAGTTCTCCAACGGTTGGAGCATCCGTCTATGCAGCTGTCTATGGATCAGCTGGTTCAACTAATTTCCAACCGTACACAGGGCCTATTACCTTAACTGAAGAAACTACGATTAAAGCGTACGCTTCCGAACCGAATATGCCAGACAGCGCTGTAACGACTTTTGATTACAAGATTCTGACCAAAACAGATGTCGCAACAGCACGTCTTACTGCTAAAGGGCAGAATATTTCAACAGAAGGTATCGTAACTCACATTAACGCTGCGAAAATGTATATTCAGGATGAATCCGGCGGCGGGATCGTACTTTATGGATTCCCAGAGTTCGCAAACGTTGGAGATCGTGTTGAAGTTAGTGGCGTTATGGATATCTTCAGCAACCTGCAAGAAATCAAATTCCAAAATGGACTTCAATACGATGTAGTTGCCCCAGGTACTGGAGTACCTGCACCAAAATTGATTACAGCCGAAGACTTATCTCCAGCGAATGGTGAGAGTCACGAAGCTCAGTTAGTAACCCTGAACAATGTCACCGTAGTCAACGTGAATGGAAACACGGTGACAGCAAGTCAAGGTGACAAGCAATTCACTATCTTCTCAACCCTGCCTAGATTAGTAAAAGATAAAACCTTTGACAGCATTACTGGGGTTATTGAGCAATATAACAACGTTTATCAATTCATCCCCCTTAATGATAATTCTTTGGTGGAAGAAACCTTTTCCGTTATGGCGAGCCCTGGCGCAGGTCGCATCATTATAGGAAGTTCTGTGACCCTATCCAGCCCTACCCTTGGAGCACAGATTTACTACACGACCGATGGAACAGAACCAACAACAGCAAGCAAGCTGTATTCAGATCCGATTACAGTTAGTAAAGATCTTACCATCAACGCAATTGTCGTAGCAGGTGGCAAGACAAGTAAGGTATATACCTTTGCATATAAAGCTTCTGAGCTCCCTCGAATACATGATATTCAAGGAGAATCTCATACTTCTGAGTATGCAGGTCAAAATGTTTCTGATGTAGAAGGCATCGTTACCCAATACGGATATACTTTCGCAACTGGCGCTTATAGAGGTTTCTTTATGCAGGACCCTCAGCCGGACAATAATGCGAATACATCGGAAGGTATTTTCGTTTATAGCACAAATGCATCCCTTAAACCTAAAGTTGGAGATGTAGTTCGCGTTAGTGGAGCTGTTTCCGAGTATAACGAAGGAAATGCGAGCAATCTAACCTCCACTCAAATTACTATGACTTCATTAACAGTAGACTCCTCTTCTAGTTATACATTGCCGGAGCCTGTCTTACTTGGTAAAGGTGGAAGAGCTATTCCTTCTTCAATTATCGATAACGACAACATGGCTAATTTTGAGCCTAATGAAGATGCAATTGATCTCTATGAATCGTTAGAGGGTATGCTTGTTAAGCTCTCTACCCCTACGATTATCAGTCCTTACTGGACAAGTGGCAGCGGAAATTCCATGCTCTATAACATCCCTACAAGAGTAGAGAACGACACACCTGATGTCATCACACCAGCTGGTGGACTAGTTCTTAAAGAATACAACCAATTCAACCCTCAGCGTCTCATCATTGCTTATGGAAATCCGGGTCAAGAAGTCATCACCGGAGATAAGTTCGCTGGAGATGTTACAGGGGTCATCGGATACAACAATGGTAACTTCAAAGTCATTCCGGAGAACGGTAAGCTACCTGCCATTACTCCAAGTACCTTTAAGCAAGAAACAACTACTCTTGAAGTCAATGAGAGTAAGCTGTTGATCGCATCGTATAACATTGAGAACTTCTATCCAGGTGTCGGAGCAACAAAAATCCAGAAACTAGCCGACTCCATCACAAACAATATGAAAAAACCTGACATTATCGGCGTTGTCGAAATGCAGGACAGCAATGGTGAAACCAATAATGGAATCACTGAAGCAAGTGCAACCGAACTGATTAAAGCTATCGAAACCGCTGGCGGTCCTGTATATAAATACACAGATATCGCTCCAGAGAACAATATGGATGGCGGAGCTCCAGGCGGAAACATTCGCGTAGGATTTCTGTACAATCCAGCAAGAGTACAGCTTGCGGACAGTGTAAATGGGCAAAAAGGTACAGCAACACAATCCGTTGGCTACAATGCCGCGACAAATCAATTAACTAATAATCCTGGACGAATTGATCCAACAAACTCCGTATTTGCAAGTTCACGCAAGCCCCTTGCTGCACAGTTTGTATTTGGTGGCGAAACCGTGATTGTGATTGCAAACCATTTTAATTCAAAAGGCGGCGATAATGGTCCTTTCGGGGTCGTACAGCCACCTGTATTGTCCAGTGAAACACAACGTCATAAAATCGCGGCGATCGTAAACGGATTTGTCAAAGAGGTTCTGACTGCAAATCCTAAAGCCAACATCGTAGCGCTTGGTGATTTGAATGATTTCCAATTCACTAAAACTGCAACCCTCTTAAAAGGTACAGAGCTGGACAATTTGATTGAAACGTTGCCTTTAAACGAGCAGTATACGTACACCTATGACGGAAACTCTCAAGTACTGGATCATATTCTTGTCAGTAAAAATTTAACGGCTTCTTCCAAAGTAGATGTCGTCCATCTAAATGCCGACTTCTCACCATCAAAAGGTCGGGTATCTGATCATGATGCAGTTATGGCACAGATTGATTTTAACTCTGCTGAAGACTTCCCATTAACCGTTCTACACACTAACGATACGCATGCAGGACTAGATACTGTAAGCTCACCAAACAACATCTTGCGCCGTGTAACGGCAATCAAAGATGCTAAGGCGACTACAGAGAATCCTATTCTTGTCGATGCAGGTGATGTGTTCTCTGGAACACTTTACTTCAATAAATATTCTGGCTTAGCAGATATGGCCTTTATGAATCTGGTCAAATATGACGCTATGACTTTCGGTAATCATGAATTTGATAAAGATTCTAACACTCTTTCCAAATTCATCGCTAAGGCTAAGTTCCCTTTTGTCTCCTCCAATGTGAACTTCTCGGCGGATGACATTTTAAGCAAAATGTTCACCAATGAAATTGGTCGATCGGGTAATGCAGCAACCATCTACCCTGCGTTGATCAAAGAAGTAGACGGCGAGCAAGTCGGTATCATCGGTCTGACGACAGAAGACACTGCAAACATTGCTTCACCAGGTAAAGTGACTTTTGAGAATGCCTTCGCTAAGGCAGAAGCTACGGTCGCTATGCTGCAAAAAGAGAAGGTTAACAAGATTATCGTTCTCTCTCACCTTGGCTACGAAGAAGATCTCAAGCTAGCCAAAGCGGTTAATGGCATTGATATTATTGTCGGTGGTCACAGCCACACGAAACTGGATCAAGCCGTTGTAGATAACAGCGATCCTAATGCACCGAAGCTGATTGTACAAACCGGTGAAAAAGGTCTCTTCCTTGGTCAACTTGAAGTTAAATTCAACAAAGATGGCGTACTGACAGATTGGAAAGACCAATTAATCTCCATCGATGCTAAGAATGGCGCTAACTACGTTATCGCAGAGGATCCTGAAGCCAAAAAAATCCTGGATACCGAATATAAGCCTGGTATTCAAGAACTGAGCAATGAGGTAGTAGGAAACTCAGAGGTTATTCTAAACGGCGTTCGTGATAATGTACGTACAAAGGAAACCAACCTGGGTAACCTGATTGCCGACGGCATGCTTTATGCAGCCAAGAAAGCTGGCACTAATGCGGTAATCGCCCTGCAAAATGGTGGCGGTATTCGCGAATCCATCAATGAAGGACCGATTACACAAGGCGAAGTACTCGGAGTACTTCCATTCAACAACGATCTGGTTACGATCACTTTAACCGGACAAGAAATTAAGGATGCGATGGAGAATGGTGTTTCCAAAACTCCAGCGGCAGACGGACGTTTTCCACATGTTGCAGGGTTGAAATTCTATTATGACTCCACCAAGCCTGTGAACGAACGTGTATTACGTATTGAAGTGGAGAACGGGGATAAATACATTCCTCTAGATCTAAAAGCATCTTATGAAGTAGCTACTAATGCTTTCACAGCTAAGGGTGGAGATTTCTACACTTCACTTGAAAAAGCCTATAAAGAAGGTCGCGTGAATCTACTGTACCTACCGGACTTTGATGTATTTACGAAGTATCTTCAGAAGATTGGAAATGTCACTGCGAATACTTCCGCAGTTGAAGGCCGAATTGTGGATCTGAAAGGTGCACCGCTACCGGAGACAAATCCAACTCCGACACCAGTTCCAACTTCACCAACAGTTCCAACTTCACCAACTGCAACAACAGCACCAACGACTGCTCCAACTGTTGCACCAACGGCTGCACCGCAATTAACAACAATTGATGCTGCTGATCTGACCAAACAACTTGCTGAACTGCCAACTGGTAAACATGAACTGGTCATCCCGGTTAAAGCTACTTCTGGCGGAGCTCAAGTAGAACTCCCAGGCACTGTGCTTGTACAGCAAGCTGCAGCACAGCCTAACACCGTTCTTACCTTTACAACTGCTGGCGCTTCTTATTCCTTACCGCTCAGCATTGTAAACAGCGCAGCGCTTACCGCTCAATTAGGTACCAACGACTTTACAATTACGGTATCCATTCTACTAGCAAATTCGGGAACACTGAGCAGCACAAACCAAGCTATCGCTTCACAGCTAGGTAATGCTACTTTAGCTGCTCCAGTAATCGAATTTAGTGTTTCAGCAGTAGCCGGATCTAAACGTGTACCGCTGAACAACTTCGGCAGTACTTATGTTAATCGGACGATCAATGTACCTACTTCCTTAAATTCAAATAACGCAACGGCAGTGGTCTTCGATCCTGCTACAGGCAAGATTTCCTTCGTGCCTGCGATATTTGCCCCTAAGGCTGATGGAACAACAGATGTTACGATTAAACGGAACAGCAACAGCTATTACACCGTTGTTAAATCTTCCAAAACGTTCGGAGATACTAACGGGCATTGGGCTAAAGCGTCCATTGATCTGTTAGCTTCCAAACTGATCGTCAGTGGAACAAATAGCGATACGTTCTCTCCTTCACAGTCGATCACGCGGGCCGAGTTCGCAGCATTAATTACGCGTTCTCTCGGACTTGCGACAGTGGGTGGTGAGTCATCATTTAAGGATGTAAATTCAAGTGCATGGTATGCTGATGCTATTCGCACCGCAGCAGGAGCCGAATTGATTTCTGGTTATACCGATGGCAGCTTTAAGCCAGGTAGCCCAATCACTCGTCAAGAAATGGCCTCTGTATTAGCTAAAGCTATCAAGTACACAGGCAAGACCCTAAACGCCGATCCTATAGCACTAGCTAAATTCAGTGACGCGGCTAGCATTCCTGCTTGGTCCCAAGCAGCCGTAGCAGAAATCGCTGCTGAAGGCATCATCCAAGGAGCAACAGACGGTTCCTTTGCTCCACTGAAGCTGGCAACTCGCGCTGAAGCCGTTACGATGCTGGAGAAGACATTGAAATCTCTCCAGTTCATCAACTAA